In Streptomyces sp. NBC_00091, the following proteins share a genomic window:
- a CDS encoding MBL fold metallo-hydrolase, giving the protein MDVRWEEAGWERVTGRVGRRRLPVWDCTVGLVVGDESVLLIDPGSCVREGAQVRAEAERLTGRRVTHIAFTHGHFDHVLGGGAFAGAEFYGAVGLERPLATPTGREELRVDAVRQGLAEAEAAEAVGLLQAPRHLVSGEWTLELGGVQVLLANVGPAHSQHDLAVFVPGEREAVFCGDLVEESGEPQAGPDAVPGQWPAALDRLLSLGGDDALYVPGHGAVVDAGFVRAQRATLAARFGVSEA; this is encoded by the coding sequence ATGGACGTGCGTTGGGAAGAGGCGGGCTGGGAACGGGTCACCGGGCGGGTGGGCCGGCGACGGCTGCCGGTGTGGGACTGCACGGTGGGGCTGGTGGTGGGGGACGAGTCGGTGCTGCTGATCGACCCCGGATCGTGTGTACGGGAGGGCGCGCAGGTGCGGGCCGAGGCGGAGCGGCTGACGGGCCGCCGCGTGACCCATATCGCATTCACGCACGGACATTTCGACCACGTGCTGGGCGGCGGGGCCTTCGCGGGAGCCGAGTTCTACGGGGCGGTCGGGCTGGAGCGGCCGCTGGCGACCCCCACGGGCCGCGAGGAGCTGCGGGTGGACGCGGTCCGCCAGGGCCTGGCGGAGGCGGAGGCCGCCGAGGCGGTGGGCCTGCTCCAGGCGCCGCGGCACCTGGTGTCGGGCGAGTGGACCCTGGAGCTGGGCGGGGTGCAGGTGCTGCTGGCCAATGTGGGGCCCGCGCACTCCCAGCACGACCTGGCCGTCTTCGTGCCGGGCGAGCGGGAGGCGGTGTTCTGCGGGGACCTGGTCGAGGAGTCGGGCGAGCCCCAGGCCGGCCCGGACGCGGTGCCGGGCCAGTGGCCCGCCGCCCTGGACCGGCTGCTGTCCCTGGGCGGGGACGACGCGCTGTACGTGCCGGGTCACGGAGCGGTGGTCGACGCGGGCTTCGTACGTGCGCAACGCGCCACACTGGCGGCCCGGTTCGGCGTGTCGGAGGCGTGA
- a CDS encoding ADP-ribosyltransferase → MITFALRQRAVLAATVLAAALLPPASASASTAAHAAPANSCPRVTDHLFAAADKTVTVDRITPSPSWRINCKQLYRSDGRGPEIVFEEGFKPRAPIDGQYDIEQYVLVNQPSPYVSTSYDHDLYKTWWKSGWNYYIDAPGGVDVNQTIGDTHKYASQVEVAFPGGIDRSFIVAVCPVDKVAKTEIMDKCQDNPHYKPWRNSWPA, encoded by the coding sequence ATGATCACCTTTGCTCTGCGGCAGCGCGCGGTCCTCGCCGCGACCGTGCTCGCCGCCGCCCTGCTCCCGCCCGCCTCCGCCTCGGCCTCGACCGCGGCGCACGCCGCCCCGGCGAACTCCTGTCCCCGGGTGACCGACCACCTCTTCGCCGCCGCGGACAAGACCGTCACCGTGGACCGCATCACGCCGTCCCCGTCCTGGCGGATCAACTGCAAGCAGCTCTACCGCTCCGACGGCCGTGGGCCGGAGATCGTCTTCGAGGAGGGCTTCAAGCCCAGGGCCCCGATCGACGGCCAGTACGACATCGAGCAGTACGTGCTGGTCAACCAGCCCTCCCCGTACGTCTCGACCAGCTACGACCACGACCTGTACAAGACGTGGTGGAAGAGCGGCTGGAACTACTACATCGACGCCCCGGGCGGTGTGGACGTCAACCAGACCATCGGCGACACCCACAAGTACGCCTCCCAGGTGGAGGTGGCCTTCCCCGGCGGCATCGACCGGTCCTTCATCGTCGCGGTCTGCCCCGTCGACAAGGTCGCCAAGACCGAGATCATGGACAAGTGCCAGGACAACCCGCACTACAAGCCCTGGCGCAACAGCTGGCCGGCCTGA
- the hemW gene encoding radical SAM family heme chaperone HemW, with product MPSALPDGEPMPEDGSLPSHALEGAGGRPLGFYLHVPYCATRCGYCDFNTYTATELRGTGGVLASRENYADTLIDEVRLARKVLGDDPRAVRTVFVGGGTPTLLPARDLVRMLAAIRDEFGLAEDAEVTTEANPESVNPEYLAELRAGGFNRISFGMQSARQHVLKVLDRTHTPGRPEACVAEARAAGFEHVNLDLIYGTPGESDDDWRASLEAALGAGPDHISAYALIVEEGTQLARRIRRGEVPMTDDDVHADRYLIADSVMAGAGYSWYEVSNWATSEAGRCLHNELYWRGADWWGAGPGAHSHVGGVRWWNVKHPGAYAAALAEGRSPGAGRELLSAEDRRVERILLELRLVDGVPLSLLAPAGLAAAGKALADGLLEAAPYEAGRAVLTLRGRLLADAVVRDLVD from the coding sequence ATGCCTTCCGCACTGCCCGATGGTGAACCCATGCCCGAAGACGGCTCGCTGCCGTCGCATGCCCTGGAGGGCGCCGGGGGGCGGCCGCTGGGGTTCTACCTGCACGTCCCGTACTGCGCCACGCGCTGCGGGTACTGCGACTTCAACACCTACACCGCGACCGAGCTGCGCGGCACCGGCGGCGTCCTCGCCTCCCGGGAGAACTACGCCGACACCCTGATCGACGAGGTCCGCCTCGCCCGCAAGGTGCTCGGGGACGACCCGCGCGCCGTGCGCACCGTCTTCGTCGGCGGCGGCACGCCCACCCTGCTGCCCGCGCGGGACCTCGTACGGATGCTCGCGGCGATCCGGGACGAGTTCGGGCTGGCCGAGGACGCCGAGGTCACCACCGAGGCCAATCCGGAGTCCGTGAACCCGGAGTACCTGGCGGAGCTGCGCGCGGGCGGCTTCAACCGGATCTCCTTCGGCATGCAGAGCGCCCGGCAGCACGTCCTGAAGGTGCTGGACCGCACGCACACCCCCGGGCGTCCCGAGGCCTGCGTCGCGGAGGCGCGGGCGGCGGGCTTCGAGCACGTCAACCTGGACCTGATCTACGGCACCCCGGGGGAGTCCGACGACGACTGGCGGGCCTCCCTGGAGGCCGCGCTGGGCGCCGGGCCCGACCACATCAGCGCCTACGCGCTGATCGTCGAGGAGGGCACGCAGCTGGCCCGCCGGATCCGCCGCGGCGAGGTCCCGATGACGGACGACGACGTACACGCCGACCGGTACCTGATCGCGGACTCCGTCATGGCCGGGGCCGGGTACTCCTGGTACGAGGTGTCGAACTGGGCCACCTCCGAGGCCGGCCGCTGCCTGCACAACGAGCTGTACTGGCGCGGCGCCGACTGGTGGGGCGCGGGCCCCGGGGCGCACTCCCACGTGGGCGGGGTGCGCTGGTGGAACGTGAAGCACCCCGGCGCGTACGCGGCCGCCCTCGCGGAGGGCCGCTCCCCCGGCGCGGGGCGCGAGCTGCTGTCGGCCGAGGACCGGCGCGTGGAGCGGATCCTGCTGGAGCTCCGGCTGGTGGACGGCGTCCCGCTGTCGCTGCTCGCCCCGGCCGGGCTCGCGGCCGCCGGGAAGGCGCTGGCCGACGGGCTGCTGGAGGCGGCCCCGTACGAGGCCGGGCGCGCGGTGCTGACCCTGCGCGGGCGGCTGCTGGCCGACGCGGTGGTGCGGGACCTGGTCGACTGA
- a CDS encoding DUF3097 domain-containing protein, which translates to MREYSPDLTPQWKRAKAVPEVPADPDLVVEVAGTDFCGAVVACEAGTVTLEDRFGKRRVFPLEPRGFLLDGAVVTLTRPSRAPAAPARTASGSVAVPGARARVARAGRIYVEGRHDAELVERVWGDDLRIEGVVVEYLEGIDDLAAVVAEFAPAPDARLGVLVDHLVPGSKESRIAASVTSPDVLVVGHPYVDVWQAVKPSALGIRAWPEVPRGQDWKTGVCRTLGWPENTGAAWQHILSRVSSYRDLEPTLLGRVEELIDFVTAP; encoded by the coding sequence ATGCGTGAGTACTCCCCCGACCTGACCCCGCAGTGGAAGCGCGCCAAGGCCGTGCCGGAGGTGCCGGCCGACCCCGACCTGGTGGTCGAGGTGGCGGGTACGGACTTCTGCGGCGCGGTGGTGGCCTGCGAGGCGGGCACGGTGACCCTGGAGGACCGTTTCGGCAAGCGGCGGGTCTTCCCGCTGGAGCCGCGCGGCTTCCTGCTGGACGGCGCGGTGGTGACCCTGACCCGCCCGTCGCGGGCGCCCGCCGCGCCGGCCCGTACGGCGTCGGGCTCGGTGGCCGTCCCGGGGGCGCGGGCGCGGGTGGCGCGGGCCGGGCGGATCTACGTGGAGGGCCGGCACGACGCCGAGCTGGTCGAGCGGGTCTGGGGCGACGACCTGCGGATCGAGGGCGTGGTCGTGGAGTACCTGGAGGGCATCGACGACCTGGCGGCCGTGGTCGCGGAGTTCGCCCCGGCCCCGGACGCCCGGCTGGGGGTGCTGGTGGACCACCTGGTGCCCGGCTCGAAGGAGTCCCGGATCGCGGCTTCGGTGACCTCGCCGGACGTGCTGGTCGTGGGCCACCCGTACGTGGACGTCTGGCAGGCGGTGAAGCCGTCCGCGCTGGGCATCCGGGCGTGGCCCGAGGTCCCGCGCGGCCAGGACTGGAAGACGGGCGTCTGCCGGACGCTGGGCTGGCCGGAGAACACCGGGGCCGCCTGGCAGCACATCCTGTCGCGCGTGTCCTCGTACCGGGACCTGGAGCCGACGCTGCTGGGCCGCGTCGAGGAGCTGATCGACTTCGTGACGGCGCCCTGA